The following coding sequences lie in one Ictalurus punctatus breed USDA103 chromosome 16, Coco_2.0, whole genome shotgun sequence genomic window:
- the LOC100304696 gene encoding interleukin 1, beta, whose product MADKDLLMLERYFDSDCGFDSDDMDFDKLDCSDPLAMSGRCDLHKGLRIEVTKEPLSMRHVANVVIALQRLKLTQNIQSTEFTDQELFNVFIDNVIEESMVINLKCTESKSYSLQDKVVRCTICDKSKRALVQKEKLPLLLAFTLKGGNKENKAWFNLSAYTPPNCTENKNGQPVCLGIVKTNLFLSCTLENETPFLGLEEVKDKERLKSIQENDGMERFLFFRNGTGDSLNTFESVKYPGWFITTSKDDDKPVQMCKQQSSHLQLFTLHDETVVSQNEM is encoded by the exons atggcTGACAAAGATTTGTTAATGCTGGAAAG GTACTTTGACAGTGACTGTGGATTTGATTCAGATGACATGGATTTTGACAAGCTGGACTGCTCTGATCCTTTGGCCATG AGCGGCAGATGTGACCTGCACAAAGGACTCCGCATCGAGGTCACCAAGGAGCCTCTTAGTATGCGCCATGTTGCTAATGTTGTAATCGCTTTGCAGAGGCTGAAACTCACTCAAAATATTCAGTCCACGGAGTTCACCGACCAGGAGCTTTTCAATGTCTTCATTGATAATGTGATTGAAG AGAGCATGGTGATCAATTTGAAGTGCACTGAATCCAAGAGTTACAGCCTGCAAGACAAGGTTGTGCGGTGCACTATATGTGACAAGTCTAAAAGGGCTTTGGTGCAGAAGGAAAAGCTTCCTCTTCTGCTGGCTTTTACTCTGAAGGGTGGAAATAAGGAGAATAAAG catggttCAACCTCTCGGCCTACACTCCACCAAACtgcacagaaaacaaaaatggcCAGCCTGTATGTTTGGGGATTGTAAAGAccaatctctttctctcatgcACACTGGAGAATGAAACTCCTTTTCTAGGCTTAGAG GAGgtaaaagacaaagagagactgAAGTCCATCCAGGAGAATGATGGCATGGAACGCTTCCTTTTCTTCAGAAACGGCACTGGTGACTCCCTTAACACCTTCGAGTCAGTTAAATACCCGGGCTGGTTCATCACCACCTCAAAGGATGACGATAAGCCAGTGCAAATGTGTAAGCAGCAATCCAGTCACCTCCAGCTGTTCACACTCCATGATGAGACTGTAGTCTCTCAGAATGAGATGTGA
- the purbb gene encoding transcriptional activator protein Pur-beta: MRSRGFHFRELDVNDVVRPLYANTSAGRGTSWLVVVKMADGDSGSERGGGGSSGGGGGGGGGGGGGGGGGGGGFSQFQREQETQELASKRLDIQNKRFYLDVKQNSKGRFIKIAEVGAGGSKSRLTLSMSVAAEFRDYLGDFIEHYAQLGPSSPEQIAQSSGGGPGDDGGPRRALKSEFLVRENRKYYLDLKENQRGRFLRIRQTVNRGPGFGLGGPGGGGAQAGQTIALPAQGLIEFRDALAKLIDDYGGDDEELSGGAGAGAASGGYSELPEGTSIMVDSKRFFFDVGSNKYGVFLRVSEVKPSYRNSITIPFKAWSKFGGAFCRYAEEMKEIQERQRDKMFERRDESEGEDVDDD, encoded by the coding sequence ATGAGATCGCGAGGATTCCACTTCCGTGAACTTGACGTCAACGACGTTGTCCGTCCGCTGTACGCAAACACCAGTGCAGGCAGGGGGACAAGTTGGCTGGTGGTGGTGAAGATGGCGGATGGAGACAGCGGGAGTGAGCGCGGTGGTGGAggcagtagtggtggtggtggtggtggtggtggtggaggaggaggaggaggaggaggaggcggcgGCGGTTTCTCGCAGTTCCAGCGGGAGCAAGAGACGCAGGAATTGGCGTCAAAGCGCCTCGACATCCAGAACAAACGTTTCTATCTGGACGTCAAGCAAAACTCCAAGGGCCGTTTCATCAAGATCGCTGAGGTCGGCGCCGGTGGATCGAAAAGTCGCCTGACCCTTTCCATGTCCGTGGCTGCGGAGTTCCGCGACTACCTCGGCGATTTCATCGAGCACTACGCCCAGCTTGGGCCCAGTAGCCCCGAGCAGATCGCGCAGTCCTCAGGGGGAGGCCCAGGAGACGACGGCGGCCCTCGGCGGGCTCTCAAAAGCGAGTTCTTGGTGCGTGAGAACCGTAAATACTACCTTGATCTAAAGGAGAATCAGCGCGGCAGGTTCCTGCGCATACGACAGACCGTGAATCGAGGGCCGGGCTTTGGACTCGGAGGCCCCGGAGGCGGCGGAGCGCAAGCGGGTCAAACAATCGCACTACCTGCGCAGGGCTTAATCGAGTTCCGCGACGCGCTCGCCAAACTCATCGACGATTACGGTGGAGACGACGAGGAGCTAAGCGGCGGTGCAGGGGCTGGCGCGGCCTCAGGCGGTTACAGCGAGCTGCCTGAGGGCACCTCCATCATGGTGGACTCCAAGCGCTTCTTCTTCGACGTCGGCTCCAACAAGTACGGCGTGTTTCTGCGCGTGAGCGAGGTGAAGCCCAGCTACCGGAACTCCATCACGATTCCGTTCAAAGCCTGGAGTAAGTTCGGCGGCGCCTTCTGCCGCTACGCTGAGGAGATGAAGGAGATCCAGGAGAGACAGCGCGATAAAATGTTCGAGCGGAGAGACGAGTCCGAGGGAGAGGACGTGGATGACGACTGA